The following nucleotide sequence is from Terriglobales bacterium.
GGAGTGGCTGGGCTCCATGGCCGATACCCTGGAGATCGTGGGCGACATCGTGTCGCCGGTCATCGAAGAAGGTGACTGGGAGGCGTTGCAGGAGTGAAGCTACTGCTCGATACCCACATCTGGCTGTGGAGCCTGGGGGAACCGTCGCGGCTGGGGCGCCGCCTGCGTCACGAACTGAAGGCCGAGGACAACGAACTGTGGCTGTCTCCGGTGAGCACCTGGGAGGCGTTGCTACTCAACGCCAAGGGCAGGATCCGGTTGCATGGAGATGTGACTGCATGGCTGGCGCAGGCGACAGCGCACCTGCGGGAAGCCCCGCTCACCCATGGCATCGTGCTGGCGGCCCACCAGTTGCCGCTGCCCCACCCGGACCCGGTGGACCGCTTTCTGGCCGCGACCGCCCAGGTGCTGGGCTTGACCCTGGTTACCGCCGACGAGCGCCTGCTGGGGCTGGGGGAGATCGCGACGTTAGCCAACCGCTAATGGAGCCGCCGGCAGCGGGCAGCTGCAGCGGGCAGGAAAAGCTTCAGCGCAGAGATCGCGGAGAGCGCGGAGAAGAACGGTTTCCCGTTTCAGGTTCCAGTTGCTCCGAAGAAGCGAGTTAGTTCATCTGCAACGATCTATCCCGCGACCGTCTCCTGGTACAGGACGTTGGGCACCGGATCATCAACAGACTGGCTCCAAACGTAGAGGGGTTCCATTTTGGGGAGCTGCGCCGGCCCCCTGACTCCTGGACAGGAAATGGGTTCTCTCCGTAGTGGGGCCCGTTCGGCCGATTCTGTCCCCGTCACGGGATAGGATGATTCGAGCCACAGGCAAAGCCTTGGAGCAATCCCGGCGGATGGTCTGGCTTCGGAGTCATAATACTGAACGATTGTATACGTGCATATAGTGACACCATATGACATCATAAATCGAGCGCCTGGCCGATCGCCGCGGACTGACGGAGACGTGGCAGCGATTCGAGAAAAGGTTTTTCCATGAGTGAGCTCAAACTGCTGCTGGAGACGCAGGCGCGGTGGCAGAAGACCCGCAGGTCTCTTTCCTGGGCGGAAAAAATCCACCTGGCCGAGCAGGTTCGGACGTCGGTGGCATGGTGGCGTTCGACAGCCGAGAGTAACACCCTGGCTAGCCCTAAATCAGCGGCCCAGCTAAGGGTCGGCAGTTCCGCCTCAATCCCCTGGATTAGGATCCACACCGAAGTCGGTAGTGCCCCGGTTACCAGACTGGGGCACTCCCCCGAAGCCCGATTGACAGCGTCCGGGAGACAATCACATTTCCGGGAAATCCTATTCAGTGAACAATCTCTCGATCGTCGCCATGGGCAGAAATAAGCGATTCGGAGTGCGAGGCAAGGACATAAAATCAAAGTGCTCATAGAAGCTCTTGGCGGTCTCGTCTTTCGCATCTACGATCACTGCGGCCGAGGCAACGTGCTTGCTTTGTGCTAGGCAACGATGGAGTGCATCCAGCAGCAAGAACGCCCCCAACTTCTGCCCCTTGAACTTTTCGCTGATTGCCAGCCGCCCGAGGAGCGTCGCCGGAACCTCTGGGTACTTGGGGAGTTTGTCGGCGATCTCTAGCGGCAGGCTGACTAGGTCTACCGAATATTGCGAGAGTGTGTAAAAGCCAGCAACCGTCTTGCCGTCAGGCGTCAGTACGAAGCAGACGGCCACGCGTTTCGAGATATCCTGACTTGCCTGCTTTTTCAGGTAATTGTCGAGGGCATCAATTCCAGATGAGAAAGCCGCTCGATCATGTCCTTTGCCGAGCGGCTCGACCCTGAAATCGCTCCGTTGCGTTAGTCTGATTGTGTGCGCCACCTAGATCTTCGCTCGTTGCTTGTAGCGTCTAGCCGCAGCCACCAATCTCCGGCCTGGAGCGGGCGGATTGAGAAGAGCATTCGCGAAAACTTCCCGGGCCTGCTCATTCAGGGTCAAGACTTCGTACTCGCGAATCGTGCGCACGGCAGTCTCTTGAGCACTTGAGACAACGAAGTCGGAAACTGAGGTACCTTTGATCCTTGCAGCATGCTCAATGTACTTTTTCTGCTCCGGAGTGAGCCGAGCCTCCAGCCGTTCCTTCTTGGATTTTCTTTCCATTACCCCATGGGACGCCATATCTACCTCCCCACCCTTCGTTTAATAGTGTACGGTACTCTACCGTACATGTAAAGCGGATTGACACGATGTCGAGCGAGCCTTCCAGCAAAGGTACGATCAAATCACAGTACGATTTGAAAGTCTGTTGGCACTGGTGGGTAAGCTCGTCGAGTAATGACTAAAGGCGAGAGATGGTCAGCTTCTGGGATCACATCTGTTTGGCGTCGAAGCCGCTGAGCAGCGCCGCTTCCCTCAGCCGTCGGTCGACCGTCAAAAAGACGCGGCCTTGTGAAGCGTCTTCGCACCACTGCAAGCAAGGGCGACGTTCTTGGTTGTTGGAGCGCCCTCCAATTCCCTGAAAACAGGTGTGTTTCGAGAAGCGGTAGTCATTTTTGCGAAACAAACCCAAATCAACCGTGGGACGAAAAGCCGGTAAGCTATAGCAGGGAGTCGCTGCCCGGCCGTCGCTGGCCGGGATGTGCTTGCTGGAGTA
It contains:
- a CDS encoding type II toxin-antitoxin system VapC family toxin, whose product is MKLLLDTHIWLWSLGEPSRLGRRLRHELKAEDNELWLSPVSTWEALLLNAKGRIRLHGDVTAWLAQATAHLREAPLTHGIVLAAHQLPLPHPDPVDRFLAATAQVLGLTLVTADERLLGLGEIATLANR
- a CDS encoding GNAT family N-acetyltransferase, producing the protein MAHTIRLTQRSDFRVEPLGKGHDRAAFSSGIDALDNYLKKQASQDISKRVAVCFVLTPDGKTVAGFYTLSQYSVDLVSLPLEIADKLPKYPEVPATLLGRLAISEKFKGQKLGAFLLLDALHRCLAQSKHVASAAVIVDAKDETAKSFYEHFDFMSLPRTPNRLFLPMATIERLFTE
- a CDS encoding DUF1778 domain-containing protein: MERKSKKERLEARLTPEQKKYIEHAARIKGTSVSDFVVSSAQETAVRTIREYEVLTLNEQAREVFANALLNPPAPGRRLVAAARRYKQRAKI